A single Nicotiana tabacum cultivar K326 chromosome 5, ASM71507v2, whole genome shotgun sequence DNA region contains:
- the LOC107762575 gene encoding short-chain dehydrogenase reductase 2a-like: MPAQVMPEKTFVRVHSIGKEITSPSFTRRLEGKVAIVTGGARGIGEATVRLFARHGAKVVIADVEDNLGNTLSNLLSPSVTYIHCDVTSEEDIKNLIDSTISKYGHLDIMFNNAGVLGSQSSHKKSIVNFDPDEFDRVMSVNVRGAALGMKHAAGVMIPQGCGCIISTSSVAGVLGGLGPHAYTASKHAIVGLTKNVACELGRYGIRVNCISPFGVATSMLINAWNHCDEDEEEGEINGMNFGVPSEKEVEKIEEFVRNLADLKGTTLRAKDIAEAALYLASDESRYVSGHNLVVDGGVTTSRNFVGL; encoded by the exons ATGCCTGCTCAAGTGATGCCTGAGAAAACATTTGTTAGGGTTCACTCCATAGGCAAGGAAATTACTTCTCCAAGCTTTACTAGAAG GTTAGAAGGAAAGGTAGCGATTGTAACAGGTGGAGCTAGAGGAATTGGAGAGGCAACAGTGAGACTCTTTGCAAGACATGGGGCCAAAGTTGTAATTGCAGATGTAGAAGACAACCTTGGCAATACTCTATCAAATTTGTTATCTCCCTCAGTTACTTACATTCATTGTGATGTTACATCTGAAGAAGATATCAAGAACTTAATTGATTCAACAATTTCCAAATATGGGCATCTCGACATTATGTTCAACAATGCCGGAGTCCTAGGAAGTCAATCGAGCCACAAAAAGAGCATAGTTAATTTTGACCCCGACGAATTCGACCGTGTTATGTCTGTTAACGTACGAGGAGCTGCTTTAGGAATGAAGCACGCGGCCGGTGTAATGATACCACAGGGCTGCGGTTGCATCATTTCGACGTCTAGTGTGGCCGGAGTCCTAGGCGGGCTCGGGCCACATGCTTATACGGCGTCCAAGCACGCTATTGTAGGGTTAACGAAGAATGTAGCGTGCGAGTTGGGACGGTATGGAATTAGGGTTAATTGTATATCACCATTTGGAGTTGCAACATCAATGTTGATTAATGCATGGAATCATtgtgatgaagatgaagaagaaggggAAATAAATGGGATGAATTTTGGAGTGCCTAGTGAAAAAGAAGTAGAGAAAATTGAAGAGTTTGTAAGAAATTTGGCAGATttaaaaggtacaactttaaggGCTAAAGATATTGCTGAGGCTGCTCTATATTTAGCAAGTGATGAATCAAGATATGTAAGTGGTCATAATCTTGTGGTAGATGGTGGGGTTACAACCTCAAGAAATTTTGTTGGTTTGTag